Proteins from a genomic interval of Chryseobacterium indologenes:
- a CDS encoding glucosylceramidase, with product MKFHNLYSFFKGTALLCGVVLFPLSCTSLAHNKGNEIQYWLTKGDESVKLQRQTPIRFGNTSDTFQNIEIDADQKFQYIDGFGYTLTGGSVDVINRLSPAKRKALLNELFGKDENSISVSYLRLSIGASDLDSEVFSYDDLPSGQIDVELSKFSLTRDKNLMAMLKEILTINPDIKIIAAPWSPPVWMKDNGKTKGGSLKPEFYRAYANYFVKYIQEMKKGGIKIDAITPQNEPLHPGNNPSLYMPSAQQGDFIKNHLGPVFKTNGITTKIVIYDHNCNKPEYTIDMLKDPEAYQYIDGSAFHLYEGEISALTTVHNAFPDKNLYFTEQWTGSKGNFNDDLNWHTKNVIIGSMRNWSKTALEWNLANDPQYGPHTEGGCTECKGAITVSDSENFTRNVAYYIIAHASKFVPPGSRRIASSQTKNLSTAAFMTQSGKIVVIVQNEAEDDEHFNIKFAGKYAAVTISGKSTATYIF from the coding sequence ATGAAGTTTCACAACTTATATAGTTTCTTTAAAGGTACTGCACTGCTTTGCGGTGTGGTACTTTTTCCTTTATCGTGTACTTCCTTGGCTCATAACAAAGGAAATGAAATTCAGTATTGGCTTACAAAAGGAGATGAAAGCGTAAAATTGCAGCGACAGACTCCCATCAGATTTGGAAATACATCCGATACCTTTCAGAATATTGAAATTGATGCAGATCAGAAGTTTCAATATATTGATGGCTTCGGATATACATTGACAGGTGGAAGTGTGGACGTGATCAATCGCCTGTCTCCTGCTAAAAGGAAAGCTTTGCTTAACGAACTTTTCGGGAAAGATGAAAATTCAATTTCAGTCAGCTATTTGCGGTTGAGCATAGGCGCTTCAGATCTTGACAGTGAAGTATTTTCATATGATGACCTGCCTTCAGGGCAGATTGATGTGGAGCTTTCAAAATTCAGCCTTACCAGGGATAAAAATCTGATGGCGATGCTGAAAGAAATTTTAACCATTAACCCCGATATTAAAATCATTGCTGCACCGTGGTCGCCACCGGTCTGGATGAAAGATAACGGAAAAACAAAAGGAGGAAGTCTGAAACCCGAATTTTACAGAGCATATGCCAATTACTTTGTGAAATATATTCAGGAAATGAAAAAAGGAGGGATAAAGATTGATGCCATCACTCCTCAGAACGAACCTTTGCATCCCGGAAATAATCCGAGCTTATATATGCCGTCTGCCCAACAGGGAGATTTTATTAAAAATCATTTAGGACCGGTTTTTAAAACAAACGGGATCACTACAAAAATTGTAATCTACGATCACAATTGTAACAAACCGGAATATACTATTGATATGTTAAAAGATCCGGAGGCGTACCAATATATCGATGGATCAGCTTTTCATCTTTACGAAGGGGAAATTTCTGCATTAACAACAGTTCACAATGCTTTTCCTGATAAAAATCTGTACTTTACCGAACAATGGACAGGTTCCAAAGGAAATTTTAACGATGACCTCAACTGGCATACTAAAAACGTCATCATCGGTTCTATGAGAAACTGGAGCAAAACCGCCCTGGAATGGAACCTTGCCAATGATCCTCAATATGGCCCCCACACCGAGGGTGGCTGTACAGAATGTAAGGGCGCAATCACGGTCTCCGATAGTGAAAATTTTACAAGAAATGTTGCCTATTATATTATTGCTCATGCCTCTAAATTTGTTCCTCCCGGCTCCAGGAGAATTGCTTCTTCACAGACAAAAAATCTTTCAACGGCTGCTTTTATGACTCAATCTGGGAAAATAGTGGTCATTGTTCAGAATGAGGCCGAGGATG
- a CDS encoding RagB/SusD family nutrient uptake outer membrane protein produces MKNKNFIYKGLAITFLTGLSFSNIACSDSYLDDVQNSGAFNTDLYFQNEQQSFSALVSVYDILRKYSGGFENTVTFFNAGSDDFYSGGGSSSDGAGIQGINNYMINPNTMPASYWKDFYQGVARANLLIERVPGASMSDDLKKRYIAEAKVLRSLYYFELVRMFGNIPIILKTLKFNDDYWHIPQAKPSDVYAQIENDINAAIPDLMMTASGNDKGRITQGTARAILGKIYLYDKKMPEAAAQFAEVNGTPGGTSQYGYKLVANYADLFKVGPETSDPYKFSTESILEVMHTNKGNSDWGFWGQGKDEGNSINVMVCPRSYSLKNIPNNDAPDIFSGWAFNTVTDDYVTFMQGDPRLNVTVFNAKQLVADGKASYSPAFADTGYFLNKYLPTNALKSSLPGPAELNFRQNYIAIRLADTYLMEAEALGAAGGRAQALLDAVRARVGLASVPVSLQAIKDERRRELAGEGHRWFDLVRWGDAPSKLAFKGFKSGKNEILPIPFNELPNTSLKQNPGY; encoded by the coding sequence ATGAAAAATAAGAATTTTATATATAAAGGACTGGCTATTACTTTTTTAACAGGTTTAAGCTTTAGTAATATCGCCTGCAGTGATTCATACCTGGATGATGTACAGAATTCAGGAGCTTTTAATACTGATTTGTACTTTCAGAATGAGCAGCAATCTTTTAGTGCACTGGTTTCCGTGTATGATATTTTGAGAAAATATTCAGGAGGATTTGAGAACACCGTTACTTTTTTTAATGCAGGGTCCGATGATTTTTATTCCGGTGGGGGAAGTTCCAGTGATGGAGCCGGTATTCAGGGAATAAATAATTATATGATCAACCCCAATACCATGCCTGCGAGTTACTGGAAAGATTTTTATCAGGGAGTAGCACGTGCTAATCTTTTAATAGAAAGAGTCCCGGGCGCTTCTATGAGCGATGATCTTAAAAAGAGATATATTGCCGAGGCGAAAGTTCTCCGGTCTTTATACTATTTCGAATTGGTAAGAATGTTTGGTAATATCCCGATAATTCTAAAGACATTGAAGTTCAACGATGATTACTGGCATATTCCGCAGGCCAAACCAAGTGACGTGTATGCACAGATAGAAAACGATATCAACGCAGCTATTCCGGACCTGATGATGACGGCCAGTGGTAATGATAAAGGTAGAATCACCCAAGGAACAGCAAGAGCCATATTAGGGAAAATATATCTTTATGATAAAAAGATGCCTGAAGCCGCAGCCCAGTTCGCAGAAGTGAATGGCACACCCGGCGGAACCAGCCAGTACGGATATAAACTGGTGGCCAACTATGCAGACCTGTTTAAAGTAGGGCCGGAAACCTCCGATCCTTATAAATTTTCAACAGAATCTATTCTTGAAGTAATGCATACCAACAAAGGAAACTCAGATTGGGGGTTCTGGGGACAGGGTAAAGATGAAGGTAATTCTATCAATGTAATGGTATGCCCGCGTTCTTATTCTTTAAAAAATATTCCAAATAATGATGCTCCGGATATCTTTTCAGGATGGGCCTTCAACACGGTGACGGATGATTACGTTACCTTTATGCAGGGAGATCCAAGGTTAAATGTAACAGTTTTCAATGCTAAACAATTGGTTGCTGACGGGAAAGCTTCTTACAGCCCGGCCTTTGCAGATACCGGTTATTTTCTGAATAAATATTTACCTACCAATGCATTAAAAAGCTCACTTCCCGGACCGGCAGAACTTAACTTCAGACAAAACTACATTGCGATACGTTTAGCCGATACTTATCTGATGGAAGCAGAAGCATTGGGAGCCGCCGGAGGAAGAGCTCAGGCTTTGCTGGATGCAGTAAGAGCCAGAGTAGGTCTTGCCTCAGTACCTGTTTCACTACAGGCTATTAAAGATGAAAGGCGAAGAGAACTTGCAGGGGAAGGACACCGCTGGTTCGACCTTGTACGATGGGGAGATGCACCTTCCAAACTGGCCTTTAAAGGATTTAAAAGTGGCAAAAACGAAATTTTACCGATTCCGTTTAATGAATTGCCGAATACCTCTTTAAAACAAAATCCTGGCTACTAA